The DNA region CCGCCAGATCGGACAGCAGGTATGTGGCCGCGCCACCCACATCGTCGATCGAGACGTTCTTGCGCAGCGCCGAATTGGCTTCCTGCCAATGGAGCATATCGCGCAGCCCGGCAATGCCCGAAGCCGCCAGCGTCTTGATCGCGCCCGCCGAAATGGCGTTGACGCGAATCCCCTGCTTGCCCAGATCCACCGCGAGGTAGCGCACCGATGCTTCCAGCGCTGCCTTGGCTACGCCCATCACATTGTAGTTCGGCACATATTTCGCCGCGCCGTAGTAAGTCAGCGTCAGCAGCGAACCACCTTCGCTCATCAGCTTTTCGGCGCGCTTGGCGACGGCGGTGAAGGAATAGACCGAGATGTTCATGGTCAGCGCGAAATTGTCGGCGCTGGTCTCGATATAGCGGCCTTCGAGCTCGTCCTTGTTGGAAAAGCCGATGGCGTGGACGAGGAAGTCGAGCTTGCCCCACTTCTCCTCGATCTGCCGGAAGGTTTCGTCCATGGCCGCATCGTTGGTGACGTCGCACTCGACCAGGAAATCGGACCCGACCTCGGCGGCCAGCGGCTCGACCCGGCGCTTGAGCGCTTCGCCCTGATAGGAGAACGCCATTTCGGCGCCTTGGGCGTGCAGCTGCTTGGCGATGCCCCAGGCGATGGAGCGATTGTTGGCGAGCCCCATGATCAGGCCGCGCTTGCCTGCCATCAATCCAGTGGTCATTCTTGTTATCCCTTGCTGGCAACGTTGGGCCGGTTGTGGCACATCCCACCAGTAACGGGCAAGTTCAGCGCCCGTTTCCTGCCTTCTTGAGGAGCGGTTTTCCCATGCCCCTTTTACCCGCCGATATCATCGCCCAGCTCACCAGTCTCCTCGGCGCCAATGCGGTGATCG from Devosia sp. RR2S18 includes:
- the fabI gene encoding enoyl-ACP reductase FabI encodes the protein MTTGLMAGKRGLIMGLANNRSIAWGIAKQLHAQGAEMAFSYQGEALKRRVEPLAAEVGSDFLVECDVTNDAAMDETFRQIEEKWGKLDFLVHAIGFSNKDELEGRYIETSADNFALTMNISVYSFTAVAKRAEKLMSEGGSLLTLTYYGAAKYVPNYNVMGVAKAALEASVRYLAVDLGKQGIRVNAISAGAIKTLAASGIAGLRDMLHWQEANSALRKNVSIDDVGGAATYLLSDLAGGVTGEIHYVDAGFNVVGMKLLDDAAPQAGQ